In one Roseburia intestinalis L1-82 genomic region, the following are encoded:
- a CDS encoding DUF6061 family protein, translated as MRTIYAEYNINHDSIDVYTSAGYMLRIDCWEAEKNLKTTYGSECALTSLAVDEPLEYARLYLDGNLQMWVDTEDSLELY; from the coding sequence ATGAGAACAATTTATGCAGAATATAATATAAACCACGATAGTATTGATGTTTACACAAGTGCTGGATATATGCTTCGCATTGATTGCTGGGAAGCTGAAAAAAATTTAAAAACCACATATGGATCAGAATGTGCGCTTACTTCATTGGCTGTGGATGAGCCTTTGGAATATGCAAGATTATATCTTGATGGCAATTTACAGATGTGGGTGGATACAGAAGATTCATTAGAACTTTATTAA
- a CDS encoding DUF6040 family protein, with the protein MIEECQDKICYLTQERDYARTHQKIVEIPVEKPVLYEKCEACNRTAYQNAKAKYETQKERLAGQYKAKTVMFQTTLFLLAWYSLTTTLFQAVQSDMFLVDCKLFFNDLTSFIQTFIGWTIDAGQSAAQISTKIPNAFIAGMVYWLLLILIVGICMAGTGMLAILIEIKVIELYKKNCWDVITLLMILTSVAIVIYFGESIKKVLSVNLLLLFVLSQGAYVGIRCYLKVWLEKRPY; encoded by the coding sequence ATGATAGAGGAATGTCAAGATAAAATATGCTATTTAACACAGGAACGGGATTATGCCCGGACACATCAGAAAATCGTAGAAATACCGGTAGAAAAGCCGGTACTCTATGAAAAATGTGAAGCCTGTAACCGGACAGCCTATCAGAATGCAAAAGCAAAATACGAAACACAAAAAGAGCGACTTGCAGGACAGTATAAAGCAAAAACGGTAATGTTCCAAACAACCTTGTTCCTTCTTGCATGGTATTCGTTGACAACCACTCTTTTTCAGGCAGTACAGTCAGATATGTTCCTTGTCGATTGTAAATTATTTTTCAACGATTTAACATCATTCATACAGACTTTTATCGGATGGACGATTGATGCCGGGCAATCTGCGGCACAGATCAGCACAAAAATTCCAAATGCTTTTATAGCCGGAATGGTATATTGGTTATTGCTAATATTGATTGTAGGAATATGTATGGCAGGAACAGGGATGCTGGCGATACTGATAGAAATAAAGGTTATAGAATTATATAAGAAAAACTGTTGGGATGTTATTACTCTACTAATGATACTGACAAGTGTTGCTATTGTCATTTATTTTGGAGAATCAATCAAAAAAGTACTGTCAGTAAATCTTCTATTGCTTTTCGTACTTTCGCAGGGCGCATATGTTGGAATTAGATGTTATCTTAAAGTTTGGTTAGAAAAAAGACCATATTAG
- a CDS encoding ABC transporter ATP-binding protein, with amino-acid sequence MSILQTIDLKKYYGTEPNITRALNGVNFTVEQGEFVAVVGTSGSGKSTLLHMMGGLDTPTSGSVIVRGEELAKKNDDELTIFRRRNIGFIFQNYNLVPILNVYENIVLPVELDGDTVDQKFMDEVVYMLALEDKLENMPNNLSGGQQQRVAIARALITKPAIILADEPTGNLDSKTSADVLGLLKHTSGEFNQTIVMITHNNEIAQLADRIVRIEDGKIVG; translated from the coding sequence ATGAGCATTTTACAAACAATCGACTTAAAGAAGTATTACGGCACAGAACCAAATATTACTCGTGCCCTTAATGGTGTAAATTTTACTGTGGAACAGGGAGAATTTGTTGCCGTAGTTGGAACTTCCGGCAGCGGTAAGTCTACATTGCTTCACATGATGGGAGGACTTGATACCCCCACTTCCGGCAGCGTGATTGTACGGGGAGAAGAACTCGCAAAAAAGAATGATGATGAATTGACAATTTTCCGCCGTCGTAACATCGGATTTATCTTCCAAAATTATAATCTGGTTCCGATTTTGAATGTATATGAAAATATCGTCCTGCCTGTGGAACTGGATGGCGATACAGTAGACCAGAAATTTATGGACGAAGTTGTGTATATGTTGGCTTTAGAAGATAAACTGGAAAATATGCCGAACAATCTTTCAGGCGGTCAACAGCAACGTGTAGCGATTGCACGAGCTTTAATTACGAAGCCTGCGATTATCCTTGCTGATGAACCGACCGGAAATCTTGATAGCAAGACCAGTGCAGATGTGTTAGGGCTTTTGAAGCATACCAGCGGAGAATTTAATCAGACCATTGTAATGATTACTCACAACAACGAGATCGCTCAACTCGCAGACCGCATTGTACGGATTGAAGATGGTAAAATTGTTGGCTAA
- a CDS encoding TnpV protein — protein MKMGVSGAKEDGLYYPDLRLPEGTHYEIGRYGRMRAEYLKEYHRALYLELLLDGNLNEYLHQMDEECYQMMEQLVEWMKVKQRVTEQLKSENQMQWVGMMNNIRHCAEEVVLRDIVYV, from the coding sequence ATGAAGATGGGTGTGAGCGGTGCCAAAGAGGATGGTCTGTATTATCCGGATCTCCGACTCCCGGAAGGAACGCATTATGAAATCGGCAGATACGGACGGATGCGAGCAGAGTATCTGAAAGAGTACCATAGAGCATTGTATCTGGAATTGCTGTTGGATGGAAATTTAAATGAATATCTGCACCAGATGGACGAAGAATGTTATCAGATGATGGAGCAGTTGGTGGAGTGGATGAAAGTAAAGCAAAGAGTAACGGAGCAGTTGAAGTCGGAGAACCAAATGCAGTGGGTTGGAATGATGAACAATATCCGGCACTGTGCGGAAGAAGTGGTGTTGAGAGATATAGTTTATGTGTAA
- a CDS encoding response regulator transcription factor translates to MKHILIVEDDNLLNKTLTYNLELDGYTITSVLNARTAAESLKTNIFDLVLLDINLPDGNGYDLCRLIKPEHPDTVVIFLTANDQESNQIRGYEAGAVDYITKPFSISALQRKIKAMFAMLEHHKPAKDIYEDGSLFLDFSEQFASLNGKPLALSAMEYKMLNLFLKNPKQVLTRQQFLEKLWDVDEKYVDEHTLTTSISRIRSKIEADGDTYIKTVYGMGYQWTGGEKK, encoded by the coding sequence ATGAAGCATATTTTAATTGTCGAAGATGATAATCTTTTGAATAAAACGCTTACTTATAATTTGGAATTGGACGGTTACACAATAACTTCTGTTCTGAATGCAAGGACAGCCGCTGAATCATTAAAAACAAACATTTTTGATTTGGTATTGCTGGATATAAATTTACCAGACGGAAATGGTTATGACCTATGCCGTCTTATCAAGCCAGAGCATCCTGATACAGTAGTTATATTTCTAACTGCCAACGATCAGGAAAGCAATCAGATACGGGGATATGAAGCTGGTGCAGTGGATTATATCACGAAACCTTTTTCGATTAGTGCTTTGCAGCGAAAAATCAAAGCCATGTTCGCTATGTTGGAGCATCACAAACCAGCTAAGGATATTTACGAGGATGGTAGCTTGTTTCTGGATTTTTCGGAACAATTTGCAAGTTTGAACGGGAAACCATTAGCACTTTCTGCGATGGAATATAAAATGTTGAACCTATTTCTTAAAAATCCGAAGCAGGTACTTACTCGCCAACAATTTTTAGAAAAACTGTGGGATGTTGATGAAAAATATGTAGATGAACATACCCTTACTACTTCTATCAGCCGTATTCGCAGTAAGATTGAAGCGGATGGCGACACATATATCAAAACGGTTTATGGTATGGGGTATCAATGGACAGGAGGCGAAAAGAAATGA
- a CDS encoding PF20097 family protein, translated as MKCPYCGDEMIRGYLMSSRDITFAVDNPIKAFRIKKSDDLELSKGSEGIPHCEAYRCSSCKKILIDYENR; from the coding sequence ATGAAATGTCCATATTGTGGTGATGAAATGATAAGAGGATACCTAATGAGTTCACGAGACATTACTTTTGCAGTTGATAATCCGATAAAAGCTTTTCGTATTAAAAAATCGGACGATCTGGAATTGAGTAAAGGGTCAGAAGGAATCCCTCATTGTGAAGCTTATCGTTGTAGTAGTTGTAAGAAGATTTTGATTGATTATGAAAATAGATAA
- a CDS encoding MobA/MobL family protein, whose protein sequence is MAIFHYTVKIVGRSKGKSIISASAYLNGDVMKNEETGRISYYTSKKEVVYTRLMMCENAPPEWQIVPEENIKRFQKSVRYKRSEDKEAALKKFKITFQKQRLWNEVLKIEKSADAQLGRSFEFALPKEWSRQEQIQYTTDYIQKTFVDRGMCADWSIHDKGDGNPHVHLLLTMRPFNPDHSWGKKEVKDWDFVRDKNGNIVIDESHPNWWQDKKNPDRHGIRIPVLDENGIQKIGARNRLQWKRVLTDATGWNNPKNCELWRSEWAKVCNEHLPLHNQVDHRSYEKQGKLQIPTIHEGADARKIEQKFFAGQEIKGSWKVAENQIIKQQNTLLQKILNTFGKVSGALSLWKERLNDIRRKPGNYTLNGIHDWSNRRTAEPNGRNDSGNAEPGHSTLSYAKTESEITKIKQRVIRAAQHFAKYRGTAFQDGRTENEDRAFGKRKSAMAEIGTEAEQRKQFITETEHRIAELEQQIEKGRDIDERIQRIKERRTVGRTSALDRGDTRRTRTERTAYRGTEDAAQRISDLEREIKQREQSREYSSIKERLEAGRQSIADREREVAKRKRHDRGMSR, encoded by the coding sequence ATGGCGATTTTTCATTACACAGTCAAAATAGTCGGACGAAGTAAAGGGAAATCTATTATCTCCGCTTCCGCATATCTCAATGGGGATGTGATGAAAAATGAGGAAACCGGGCGAATCAGTTATTACACATCTAAAAAAGAAGTGGTCTACACCCGACTGATGATGTGCGAAAACGCACCTCCTGAATGGCAGATAGTACCAGAAGAAAATATAAAACGCTTTCAAAAATCTGTCCGATACAAAAGGTCAGAAGATAAAGAAGCTGCCTTAAAAAAATTCAAAATCACATTTCAGAAACAAAGGTTATGGAATGAGGTATTGAAGATTGAAAAAAGTGCAGATGCCCAACTTGGCAGGTCATTTGAATTTGCCCTCCCAAAAGAATGGAGCAGACAGGAACAAATTCAATATACAACCGACTATATCCAAAAAACTTTTGTAGATAGAGGAATGTGCGCTGATTGGAGTATCCACGACAAAGGGGATGGCAACCCCCATGTCCATCTGCTTCTAACTATGCGTCCTTTTAACCCGGATCATTCTTGGGGAAAGAAAGAAGTCAAGGATTGGGATTTTGTCAGAGATAAAAACGGAAATATCGTGATTGATGAATCCCATCCGAACTGGTGGCAGGATAAGAAAAACCCTGACCGTCATGGAATCCGTATCCCTGTATTAGACGAAAACGGAATTCAGAAGATTGGAGCAAGAAACCGCCTGCAATGGAAACGGGTGCTGACCGATGCTACTGGATGGAACAATCCAAAAAATTGTGAACTGTGGCGGAGTGAATGGGCAAAGGTATGTAATGAACATCTGCCTTTGCATAATCAAGTTGATCATCGTTCTTATGAAAAGCAGGGAAAACTCCAGATTCCTACCATCCATGAAGGAGCTGACGCAAGAAAGATTGAACAAAAGTTTTTTGCCGGGCAGGAAATAAAAGGCTCGTGGAAAGTAGCGGAAAATCAAATCATAAAACAACAAAACACGTTATTGCAAAAGATACTAAACACCTTTGGGAAAGTATCGGGTGCATTATCATTATGGAAGGAGCGATTAAATGACATTAGAAGAAAGCCGGGAAATTATACCCTTAATGGAATCCATGATTGGTCAAATCGAAGAACAGCAGAACCTAATGGCAGAAATGATTCTGGAAATGCAGAACCGGGACACTCAACTCTCTCTTATGCAAAAACAGAATCAGAAATTACAAAAATTAAACAACGAGTTATCCGAGCTGCTCAACATTTTGCCAAATACCGAGGAACTGCTTTCCAAGATGGAAGAACAGAAAACGAAGATAGAGCTTTTGGAAAACGAAAATCAGCAATGGCAGAAATTGGCACAGAAGCTGAACAGCGAAAACAGTTTATTACTGAAACAGAACACCGAATTGCTGAACTGGAACAGCAGATAGAGAAAGGACGTGATATAGATGAACGAATCCAGAGAATCAAAGAACGCCGAACAGTTGGAAGAACTTCTGCTCTTGACCGAGGAGATACAAGAAGAACTAGAACAGAAAGAACAGCTTATCGTGGAACTGAAGACGCAGCTCAGCGAATCTCTGACCTTGAACGAGAAATTAAACAAAGAGAACAGAGCCGGGAATATTCAAGCATTAAAGAACGACTTGAAGCTGGCAGACAGAGCATTGCGGATCGAGAAAGAGAAGTTGCGAAGCGCAAACGTCATGATAGAGGAATGTCAAGATAA
- a CDS encoding sensor histidine kinase, whose amino-acid sequence MNLNNLSAKKICRLVSAGMVFSMLVITGIFGGIMQDIRIFIVGGTLTLCAFFWIWLLVLIFGKRLSHFTSNLCRTLDNMIDGNEELQKSNDSETLFARINHRLIRLYEIMQKNRHKVDMERQELQMLISDISHQVKTPVSNLQMVTDTLLTKPVSEEERMDFLQGIRSQTDKLDFLFQALVKTSRLETGAIRLEKKDSSLFHTLAQAMSSIVYAAEKKEIAVSVDCPENLIISHDSKWTSEALFNLLDNAVKYTPSGGKISVSVVQWEMYVEVKVTDTGKGISESNQAAIFRRFYREEEVHDQQGVGIGLYLAREIVTRQGGYIKVVSELRQGSEFSIMLPVR is encoded by the coding sequence ATGAATCTGAATAACCTTTCTGCTAAGAAAATTTGTAGACTGGTTAGTGCTGGCATGGTTTTCTCTATGCTGGTAATTACCGGTATTTTCGGCGGTATAATGCAGGATATACGAATTTTTATAGTGGGTGGAACATTGACACTCTGTGCGTTTTTCTGGATTTGGCTATTGGTGCTGATTTTTGGAAAACGCCTTTCTCATTTTACTTCTAATTTGTGCCGGACGCTGGACAACATGATTGATGGAAACGAGGAATTACAAAAGTCAAATGATAGTGAAACTCTTTTTGCCCGTATCAACCACCGCTTAATTCGGTTGTATGAGATTATGCAGAAAAACCGGCACAAGGTAGACATGGAACGACAGGAGCTTCAAATGCTGATTTCTGATATTTCACATCAAGTTAAAACGCCTGTCAGCAATTTGCAAATGGTAACGGACACACTTTTAACAAAGCCTGTTTCAGAAGAAGAACGGATGGACTTTTTACAAGGCATACGTAGTCAGACTGATAAACTGGATTTTCTGTTCCAAGCACTGGTTAAAACGTCCCGGTTGGAAACCGGAGCAATACGATTAGAAAAGAAAGACAGCAGCTTATTCCATACGCTTGCACAAGCCATGAGCAGTATTGTATATGCCGCAGAGAAAAAAGAAATTGCTGTATCCGTGGATTGCCCGGAAAATTTGATAATCTCCCATGACAGCAAGTGGACAAGCGAAGCCCTTTTCAATCTGCTGGACAATGCAGTAAAATACACTCCGTCAGGTGGAAAGATTTCTGTATCAGTGGTTCAGTGGGAAATGTACGTAGAGGTCAAAGTGACCGACACCGGCAAGGGCATTTCAGAAAGCAATCAGGCTGCCATCTTCCGGCGCTTCTATCGTGAGGAAGAAGTACACGATCAACAGGGTGTGGGAATAGGTTTGTATTTGGCTCGTGAGATTGTAACAAGGCAAGGGGGCTATATCAAGGTTGTTTCAGAGCTGAGGCAAGGCTCAGAATTTTCTATTATGCTTCCTGTAAGGTAA
- a CDS encoding ABC transporter permease, with amino-acid sequence MNYPFENDTSAVIKKLARKSVRFDKKKNLFCLSAIIVAVAMIMMSLLTVQNIIYQNQKEIEGLHQGIFFDITQDSKEKLLANEEVKSVGLSCNIKTVKENSKELSLIYYDDDMLSLIPAFDGKYPEKASEIAVTDAFFASENKSPEINAIVQLNLDGTLKNYTIVGIYHDKTSTAYPVFVSLEKCRELRGNNLLNGYVWLENADTLTKDEATEILSQISEETGLNNWTVSSYYDYVNTTLSFSNYAVYGVVAAILFLAAALVIYSIFYISVGQKVAEFGQLRTIGASKKQIYKIVLKQGYMLAVPGILIGSIMGTIISYCLQSKGWSVFAFIVSLCGACLFGILLVYISVRKPAKIAANTSPISALKNPVGIVNYRTHKRHRITPVYLAKISFSRNRKKSLLTILSLGLCGVIFFLAASYQSSFNAESMARYWDMKYGDFKISIDLENESENLDALLQKEYFSDYVKRVGDIEGVSNIFTYATVPVDFSTDNDISDSTLMLGYNEKDLASLNAAVLSGNITDDTELVVSDPERIYDVYHWKPQIGDTVTFNFKNHSGKTITKAFKIGAITSSNDGMGGYIFRMPENMLKELAGYDCTYAIEIQAEAEYQEIIEQELKLLVSDNRDVRLQTLQDFIVEHQSDNRAGFTLAYAIAAILWIFAVINQINLTVTNLLSQKQEMGTLKSIGMTNKQLKQAFMMEGLFTTLIALLITAVVGIPGGYAIGIFLKNAGMSTGFVFPVVAFTLFAVAMFMLESLMTILLIHSWKKQSVIAIMRN; translated from the coding sequence ATGAATTATCCTTTTGAAAATGATACCAGTGCAGTAATTAAAAAATTAGCACGAAAAAGTGTGCGTTTTGATAAGAAGAAAAACTTATTTTGCCTTTCGGCAATTATTGTAGCCGTTGCTATGATAATGATGTCGTTGCTCACAGTGCAAAATATCATTTATCAAAATCAGAAAGAAATCGAAGGATTACATCAAGGGATTTTCTTTGACATTACGCAGGACAGTAAAGAAAAGTTGTTAGCAAACGAAGAAGTAAAAAGTGTAGGACTTTCCTGTAATATCAAAACAGTGAAAGAAAATTCTAAAGAACTGTCTCTGATTTATTATGATGATGACATGCTTAGTTTGATTCCTGCCTTTGACGGAAAATATCCAGAGAAAGCAAGTGAAATTGCTGTTACAGATGCCTTTTTTGCCAGTGAAAATAAGTCTCCGGAAATCAACGCCATAGTTCAGTTGAATCTGGATGGTACTTTGAAGAATTATACTATTGTTGGTATTTATCATGATAAAACTTCTACCGCTTATCCTGTTTTTGTTTCACTTGAAAAATGCCGGGAATTACGTGGAAATAACCTGCTTAATGGATATGTTTGGCTTGAAAATGCAGATACCCTTACAAAAGACGAAGCAACAGAAATATTATCTCAAATTTCAGAGGAGACTGGACTGAATAATTGGACAGTCAGCAGTTACTATGATTATGTAAATACAACTTTGTCCTTCAGTAATTATGCGGTATATGGTGTAGTTGCTGCCATTTTGTTTTTAGCTGCCGCACTTGTAATTTACAGCATTTTCTATATTTCGGTTGGACAAAAAGTTGCTGAGTTCGGACAGCTTCGGACAATAGGGGCAAGTAAAAAGCAAATTTATAAAATAGTTCTTAAACAGGGTTATATGCTTGCAGTTCCGGGGATTTTAATTGGTAGTATCATGGGAACGATCATCAGCTATTGTCTGCAATCAAAAGGCTGGTCAGTATTTGCATTTATTGTTTCTCTATGTGGCGCATGCCTTTTTGGAATACTGCTTGTTTATATTAGTGTTCGTAAACCAGCAAAAATTGCAGCGAATACTTCTCCAATTTCCGCCCTGAAAAATCCAGTGGGAATTGTAAATTACCGCACTCACAAAAGACATCGTATTACGCCTGTATATTTAGCGAAAATCAGCTTTTCCAGAAACAGAAAAAAATCTCTATTGACCATTTTATCATTGGGACTGTGCGGAGTTATATTTTTCCTTGCAGCAAGTTATCAGAGTTCTTTTAATGCCGAGAGTATGGCTCGTTATTGGGATATGAAGTACGGAGATTTCAAAATCAGCATTGATTTAGAAAACGAAAGTGAAAATTTGGATGCTCTCTTGCAGAAAGAATATTTTTCTGATTATGTAAAGCGTGTTGGAGATATAGAGGGAGTTAGCAATATATTTACTTATGCTACCGTACCAGTTGATTTCTCAACAGACAATGATATTTCAGATAGCACCTTGATGCTCGGCTATAATGAAAAGGATTTGGCGTCGCTAAATGCAGCGGTTTTGTCTGGAAATATTACTGATGATACAGAATTAGTTGTAAGTGATCCCGAACGTATTTATGATGTTTACCATTGGAAACCTCAAATTGGGGATACTGTGACCTTTAATTTCAAAAATCATAGTGGTAAAACAATAACAAAAGCATTCAAAATTGGTGCAATCACTTCCAGCAATGATGGAATGGGTGGCTATATTTTCAGAATGCCGGAAAATATGCTCAAAGAACTTGCAGGTTATGACTGTACATACGCAATCGAAATACAAGCAGAAGCTGAATATCAGGAGATAATCGAGCAAGAACTCAAATTACTCGTTTCTGACAATAGGGATGTTCGCTTACAAACCCTTCAAGATTTTATTGTAGAACACCAATCAGACAATCGTGCAGGTTTTACATTAGCTTATGCGATTGCAGCCATCTTGTGGATATTTGCGGTCATCAATCAAATCAATCTTACTGTGACAAATCTTTTATCACAGAAACAGGAAATGGGCACACTAAAATCTATTGGTATGACAAATAAGCAGTTGAAGCAAGCATTTATGATGGAAGGTCTTTTTACTACTTTGATTGCATTGCTTATAACTGCTGTTGTTGGAATCCCCGGCGGATATGCAATCGGTATATTTTTGAAAAATGCAGGCATGTCTACGGGATTTGTATTTCCGGTTGTTGCTTTTACTCTTTTTGCTGTTGCTATGTTTATGCTTGAAAGTTTGATGACAATATTGCTTATTCATTCATGGAAGAAGCAATCTGTTATTGCAATAATGCGAAATTGA
- a CDS encoding adenosine deaminase — protein sequence MNGFTDALEQRNLEELRKYPKADLHNHFVLGGNRRFIYQETRKKIEPLANPLSSMDEMNQWSQKYISQDFNSTAMRKFLIRATFQQAREDGVTVLEIGEDVWGLNEFFNNDIDELVNAFTSAQKEIAPDIELRLQIGLSRHCSISYLEDCLSYFWGNKNFYSIDLYGDELAQPIENFKGIYRRAKKEGLRLKAHVGEWGTAKDVRTAVEELELDEVQHGIAAVSDESVIRFLADNKIRLNITPTSNILLGRVADMSMHPIGKLYRSGVDVTINSDDVLIFDSDVSKEYLRLYEFQCLTAEELENIRKNGLKPIII from the coding sequence GTGAATGGTTTTACAGATGCATTGGAACAAAGAAATCTGGAAGAGTTAAGAAAGTATCCTAAGGCAGATTTGCACAATCATTTTGTGCTTGGCGGAAATAGACGGTTCATATATCAGGAAACTCGAAAAAAAATTGAGCCATTAGCTAATCCTTTGTCATCAATGGATGAGATGAATCAATGGAGTCAAAAATATATTAGTCAAGACTTTAATAGCACTGCGATGAGAAAATTTTTGATCAGAGCAACATTTCAACAAGCCAGAGAGGATGGAGTAACTGTGCTTGAAATTGGTGAAGATGTGTGGGGCTTAAACGAATTTTTTAATAATGATATTGATGAGTTGGTTAATGCTTTTACAAGTGCTCAAAAAGAAATCGCTCCCGATATAGAATTAAGGCTTCAAATTGGATTATCAAGACATTGTTCGATCAGTTATTTAGAAGATTGTTTATCATATTTTTGGGGAAATAAGAATTTTTATTCTATTGATTTGTACGGTGATGAATTAGCACAACCTATCGAAAATTTTAAAGGAATTTATCGGCGTGCAAAAAAAGAAGGATTAAGGCTAAAAGCACACGTCGGAGAATGGGGGACTGCTAAAGACGTAAGAACAGCCGTAGAAGAATTAGAACTTGATGAGGTTCAGCATGGGATAGCGGCAGTCAGTGATGAATCAGTAATCCGTTTTTTGGCAGATAATAAAATTAGATTAAATATTACACCAACAAGTAATATTTTACTTGGAAGGGTAGCAGATATGTCTATGCATCCGATTGGAAAACTGTATCGTAGTGGTGTTGATGTTACTATAAATTCCGATGATGTATTAATATTTGATTCAGATGTATCCAAAGAATATCTACGGCTTTATGAGTTTCAGTGCTTAACAGCAGAAGAATTAGAAAACATAAGAAAAAATGGACTAAAACCTATAATTATATAG